The sequence CTGCAGGTCACCAACCTCGACGGCGATCCGTACCTCGGGACGCTCGCCATCGGGCGGCTGCGGCGCGGCACGATGCGGCCCGGGGACGACCTGGTGCGCCTCGACGCCGACGGCGGGACGCACCGCGCGCGGGTCGCGAAGGTCCTCGGGCACGCCGGCCTCCGCCGCGTCGAACGCGACGTCGCCGAAGCGGGCGACATCGTCGCCCTCGCCGGGATCGACGGCATCCGCATCGGCGAGACGCTCGCCGACCCCGCCGCCCCCGAACGCCTCCCGACCCCCCGCATCGACGCGCCCACCGTCGCGATCACGCTCGGGCCGAACACGAGCCCGCTCGCCGGGCGCGACGGGCGCTACCTCACGTCCCGACACCTCGGCGAACGCCTCGAGCGCGAGGTCGCGACGAACGTCGCGCTCCGCGTCGAGGAGGCCGGCGGCGAGTCGTACCGCGTGTCGGGCCGCGGGGAACTTCATTTGTCGATCCTGCTCGAGGAGATGCGCCGCGAGGGCTACGAGTTCACGGTGTCGCGCCCCGAGGTGATCGAACGCGAAACCGACGGCGTGCGCGAAGAACCGTTCGAGCGGGTGGTCGTCGACCTGCCCGTCGGGTCGCTCGGCGCGGTCATCGAGGTGCTCGCCGCACGCAAGGGCACCCTCGCCAACCTCGAGCAGGGCGAAACGCGGGCCCGCGCGGAGTTCCGCGTACCCAGCCGCGGCCTGTTCGGCTTCCGCAGTACGTTCCTCTCCCTCACCGCCGGCGAAGGCCTCCTGAGTCACGTCTTCGACGGCTACGAGCCGCACGTCGGCCCCATCGCCACCCGCCCCCACGGCTCGCTCGTGGCGATGGAGCCGGGCGAGGCGTTCGCCTACTCGCTGTTCAAACTGCAGGACCGCGGCACCTTCTTCGTCGGGCCCGGCACCGAGGTGTACGTCGGGATGGTCCTCGGGGCGCACGCGCGGGCGGGCGACATGGAGATCAACGTCACGAAGAACAAGAAACTCACGAACGTGCGTGCGGCGGGGAGCGACGAGAACCTGGTGCTCACGCCGCCGCGCGTCCCGACGCTCGAGGAGGCGCTCGAGTACCTCGCCGACGACGAACGCCTCGAGGTGACGCCCAAGCATCTCCGCCTCCGCAAGGCGCTCCTCGATCCGCACGCCCGCAAGCGCGCGGCGAAGGCCGCCTCGACCTGAGGCCGGCGTCAGGGGTCGGTGGCCTCGACCTCGATCGGTTCGAACGGCGCCACCTGCTTCGCGCGGACGCGCCCCTCGCGCACCAGCTCGAGGAACGCCGCGAACGTGATGGTGCGTTCCGCCCACGTGGCGTTGCGCCCGAGCGCCGACAGCACCCCCCGGCGGACGCGGGCGAGGGCGTCGCGCAACGCCCGACCGGCCGTCTCGAGCGTCAAGCGCTCGAACGCCAGGTCGACGCCGCGTCCGGGACGCAGCGACGCCGCCACCTGCGCCAGGCGCCCGGCGTCGGCCCGGTGCGGGCGGCGTCGCCGCGGCACCTCCGGGCGTGGCGTCGACGCCGGAACGACCGCCGCCCGCGCGTACCGGCGCGTCCGCAGGAAATCGATGGCCGCCTCGAGGTCCTCGAGCAACGCCACCGCCTCCAACGCCTCCTCGACCTCCGCGGCGTCGTCCTCCGCGTCGGCGTCGGCGTCGCGTGGGGGGCGCGGGAGGCTCAAGCGCAACTTCAGTTCCAGTACGCGGGCCAGGGCCGGGAGGGCGGTGGAGGCGTGCTCGAGATCGCGGTCGGCGGCCTCGTGGAACCAGGCCAACGCGTCGCGCACCAGGTCCGCCAAGCGCAGGTCGCGCGGCGCGACGGTGCCGCTGCGGAGCGCGTACGCCAAGCCTCCGAGGTCGCCGTGGTAGGCGGGTTGGTCGACGACGAACCCGTCGCCCGGGTCCGACCTCACGTCCAGAACGGGTCGTCGCCCGCCTCGTCCAGGTGCCGGGTGTCGTTGACGCGCTCGACGACGTAGGCGCCGTCGCGCACCAGGATGCGCGTGACGCTGCTGTGCCGCACGAAGATGCGTTTCCGCCAGCGGGGGCGTTCGATGCCGAGCACGTGCGCCAGCAGCATCTGGATGGCGCCGCTGTGCGTGACCGCCACGACGTGCGCCGCGTCGTCCGGGAGCGCCTCCAACCACGCCGTGACGCGCGCGCGCACGTCCGCGTACGATTCGCCGCCGGGCGCCCCCCGCGCGTAGGGGTCCTCCGCCCACGCCGGCCACGCGGCGAGGGCGGCGTTCTCCTCCGCGGTGCGGCCCTCGAACGCCCCGAAGTGGATCTCCATGAGGCGCGCGTCGTGCTGCACGTGGGCGTCGGGAAACGCGATCGCGGCGGTGTCCGCCGCCCGCGCGAGCGGGCTGGCGACCACCCGGTCGGGGGCGGGGAGGCCGGCGACGCGGGCGGCGAGGCGTTCCGCCTGCCGCCGTCCCGCCGGCGAGAGCGGCACGTCGGATTGGCCCTGGAAGCGACCGGTTTCGTTCCATTCGGTGAGGCCGTGACGGATCAACGTGAGGGCCCGCTGCACGCGCGCAAGGTACCACGCCCCCGCGGGCGCGGCCGCCCCGAGCGGGTCCGTGCTAGCGTCGATGCATGACGTCCGCCGCCGCACCCCCCGTCCGTCACGCCTTCGTCACCGGCGCCAGCAAGGGCATCGGTCGCGCCATCGCCGAACGCATCGCCGCCGCCGGCGGCGACGTCGCGATCACCGCCCGCGACGCCGGCGCCCTCGCCGACGTCGCGCAGGCCCTCGACGCCGCCCACCCCGGCCGGGTGGTGGGCCTCCCCTGCGACGTGCGCGACGAAGCGGCGGTGCACGACGCCGTCCGGCACGCCACGGACCTGTTCGGGGGCCTCGACCTCGTCGTCGCGAACGCCGGCGTCGGCCGCTTCGCGTCCGTCCCGGACCTGACGAGCGAGGACTGGCACGCCGTGATCGACACGAACCTCACCGGCGTCTTCCACACCGCCCAAGCGACCCTCCCGGCGCTGGAGGCGTCGGAGGGGCTGTTGGTGACGATCGGGTCGCTGGCCGGCGCGAACTTCTTCGCGGGTGGCGCCGCCTACAACGCCAGCAAGTTCGGCCTGCTGGGCTTCACGCAGGCGCTGATGCTCGACGTGCGCGACCGCGGGGTGCGCGTCTCGACGATCATGCCCGGCTCCGTCGCGACGCCCTTCTCGGGGCGCGAACCGACCGACGCCGACGCGTGGAAGATCCAGCCCGAGGACGTCGCGACGCTCGTGATGGACCTCGCGACGATGCCTGCGCGGACCCTCCCGTCGCGCATCGAGGTGCGGCCCTCGCGGCCCCCGAAACGCTGACGTGAAGCCCTACCGCTGGGTCCGCCCGGCGTTGTTCCGGATGCCGCCCGAAACGGCGCACGGCGTGACGTTGCGCGCCCTGCGCGTCGCGTCGCGCGTCACGCCCGGGGTGCGGGCCGCGCGCCGCCTCACGGCCCCGAACGACGCTCGGCAACGCGTCGACGCGTTCGGGGTGACGTTCGACGGGCCGCTCGGTCTCGCCGCCGGCATGGACAAGGACGCCGACGCGCTGCCCGCCTGGGCCGCGATGGGGCTCGGGCACGTCGAGCTCGGCACCGTCACGCCGGAACCGCAACCGGGCAACCCGAAACCGCGCGCGACGCGCCTCCCCGACGACGCCGCCACCGTCAACGCCATGGGCTTCCCGAGCCTCGGGGCGGACGCCGTCGCCCGCCGGCTCGAGGCGCTGCACGCCGCGGGCCGCTGGCCCGACGCCCGGGTCGGCGTGAACCTCGGCAAGAACCGCGCGACGCCGCTCGAGGACGCCGCGGACGACTACCGCCGCGTCGCAAAGACGATGCGCGCGTACGCCGACTTCCTCGTCGTGAACGTCTCCTCCCCCAACACGCCGGGGCTCCGCGACCTGCAGGAGGCGGATGCGCTCGAGCGCATCCTGGACGCCACCACGGCCGCCGCGGAACCGCGTCCGGTGCTCGTGAAACTGGCGCCGGACCTGCCCGACGCCGCCCTCGCCGACCTGGCGACCCGCCTCGAAGCGCGGGGCGTCGCCGGCCTCGTCGCGGTCAACACGACGATCGCGCGGAGCGGCCTCCGGCGCGACCCGGGCGTCGCCGGCGGCCTCTCGGGCCGACCGCTGGCGCCGCGAGCGCGCGAGGTGCTCGCGGTGCTCCGCGCCGCGACCGACCTGCCGATCGTGTCGGTCGGCGGCATCGACGGGCCGGAGGAGGCCCTCGCCCGCCTCGAGGCGGGCGCCGACCTGCTGCAGCTCTACACGGGCTTGATCTACGAAGGACCGGGCCTCCCGCGCGCCATTCACGCGGCCCTGAAGGCGCGCCTCGACGCGACCGGCGCGCCCTCGCTGCGGGCGTTGCGGACGGCGCGCCCGGAGGCCTGAGGGGCGCTCAGTCGGTCTCGGCCGGCTCCGCGGGCGCGTCCTCGCGGTCGCGGCCGTCGGCCGCCCACGGCGCTTCGGGGAGGTGCATCCGGGCGTTCACCCAGCGCGCGAGGACGAACGCGAGGTCGGAGGCGCGGTTGAGGAAGGCGGCGACGTGGGGGTGGACGGCCACCTCCTGGCCGAGCGCGACGGTCTCGCGTTCGGCGCGCCGCAGGACGGTCCGCGCGACGTGCAGGTGCGCGGCGGCGGCGTGCCCGCCGGGCAGGATGAAGTGCTGGAGCGGCGCGACGTCGGCGTCGAACCGGTCGATCGCCCGCTCGAGGCGCGCGACGTCCGCGGCGTCGATCGGGTGCAGGTGCGCGCGGGCGGCGACCTCCTCCGGCGTCGCGAGGTCGGCGCCGACGTCGAACAGGGCGTTCTGCAGGTCGTGGAGCTGCGCGTCGAGCGCGCCGCCGTCGTCCGCGCCGCCGTCGCGCCACGCGACGCGGGCGGTCCCGAGGTGCGCGTTCGCTTCGTCGACCGATCCGATGGCGCGGATCCGGGCCGACGACTTCGCGACCCGCTCCCCCCCGAACAACGCCGTGGTGCCCCCGTCCCCGGTGCGGGTGTAGATCTTCATGCCGCGCAGGCTATCCGATGCGCGGCCCCCGCGACCGCGGGCCAGCCCGCGTTCCCCCGGCGCGCCGAAGCGCTCGGGTAGCATGCCGGCATGACCGACTGGTGGCTGCAGCCGGCCCTGCTGGGCAACGCACCGCTTCGCCTCGCCGTCGCCGCGCTCCTCTTCGTCGCATCGGGGGTGGCCCTGTCCGTCGTGCGTGGGGTCGCGGTGCGGCGCGTCACGACCTGGACCGAGCGCACGACGACGCGTCTCGACGACGTGCTCGTCGCGGTGCTCGGCAGCGTCCGTCCGGCGTTCCTGTGGCTGCTCGCCGCCTGGTTCGCGACGCGCGTGTTGACGCTCGACGCGAGCCTCGACGGCGCGCTCCGGACCGTCGCGATCCTCGTCGGCATCGTGCAGGTGGGGTGGTCGGCGAACGTCGGGCTGCAGGCCCTCGGGACGTACTACCGCGACCGCGAGGAGGTCGACGGCGGCCGCCGGACGACCATCGCCGCGTTCACGTTCCTCGGCCGCCTGCTGCTCTACGTCGTCGTGCTGTTGTTGGTGCTCGAGAACCTCGGGGTCGACATCACCGCCCTCCTGGCGGGCATCGGGATCGGCGCGGTCGCGATCGGTTTGGCGTTGCAGAACATCCTCGGGGACCTGTTCGCGTCGCTGTCGATCCTGTTCGACAAACCGTTCGAGATCGGGGATTTCGTCGTCGTCGACGACCTCTCGGGCACCATCGAGAACGTCGGGTTGCGCACCACCCGCGTGCGGGCGCTGTCCGGGGAGCAGTTGGTGTTCGCCAACGCCGACCTGCTGCAGAGCCGCATCCGCAACTACAAACGCATGCGCGAGCGCCGCGCCGTCATCGCGTTGGGCGTGACGTACGACACGCCGTCGGAACGCCTCCGGGAGCTGCCCGACGTCATTCGCGAGGTCGTCGAGGCGCAGGACGGCGTCCGCTTCGAGCGCGCCCACTTCAAGACGTTCGGACCGTCCTCGCTGGATTTCGAGGTCGTCTACTGGGTGTTGGAGCCGGACTACGCGACGTACATGGACGTCAACGAAGCGATCCACCTGGGCCTGTTCGAGGCGTTCGCGGCGCGCGGCGTCGAGTTCGCCTTCCCCACCCGCACCCTGCACCTGGTCGGGGCCGGCGGGCCCGACGCCGGGCCCGCCCCGGCCCCCGCGACGGCGGGCGACGGCGCCTAGAGCCCCCCGAGCAGGTCGCGGACCGCGCCGCGACCCGACGTCACCGCCAACGGGATGCCGCCGCCCGGGTGGACGGTGCCGCCCGCCAAGCGCAAGGCCGGCGCCCCGCGCACGCGATGCGACGGGCGGATCGTCGCGAGCAACGAGTGGGGCGCCGCCCCGTAGATCGCACCGTGCGTCGCGAGGCGCGCGAGATCGCGCGGCCCGCGGGTCGCCACCCGCCGGGCGTCCCCCGGCGCCAGCAGGCCCCGCGCGACGAGGAGACGCTCGATCCGGTCGGCGTAGGCGGCCTCGTCGACGCGCACGCCGCCCGCGAGAGCGGGCGCGTTCGCCATCACGTACCAGTTCTCCCGGCCGTCGGGCGCGTCGCTCGGCGTGCCGCGCGCACTGACCGCGACGTACAGGGTCGGGTCGTCCGGCGTGCGGCCGGCGGCGATCGCCTCGAACTCGCGCTCGTAGCGCGCCGGCATCGACAGCGTGTGCAGGGGCGCGTCCGCGTCCCGGCGGCCGACGTCGAGGAGAACCACCATGCCCGACAGGCTGGGGGGCACCGCGGGCGCCCGCCGCCCGAGGAGTCGGAGGGTGCGCCCGCGGTCCAACGTCGACACCGCGCGGCGGGCCTGCACGACGTGCACCGGGCCCGCCGGGTCGTCGGCGTCGCGCGCGTCGATCCGGACGCCACCTTCGTTCGCGGCGAGACCGACGACGTCGACGCCGGTCCGGATCTCCACCCCCAGACGGCGGGCGAGGTCCGCGTAGGCGCGCACGAGGGCCGCGACGCCGCCCTCGGGCGCGACCACGCCGAGCCCCAACTCGACCCACGCGATGTTGTGCAGCACCGCCGGCGCTCGGAACGGGTCCGCCCCGAAGTACGTCGCGAAGCGCAGGAACACGTCGCGCAGCTCCCCCGTCGCGCCGTGGTGCGCGAGCAGGTCGGGGAGGCGCGCCCAGGGGCGGGCGCGCAGGCCGTGGCGAAGGCCGTACCGCGCGAGCCGGAGCGGGCCGGGGGGGGGACCGTGCACGAAGGTGGGGGCGGCCGCCTCGTAGAAGGCGCGGGCCTCCTCGAGCAGCGTGACGTAGGCGCGCGCCTCCCGCGCGCTCAGTTGCGCGGTGGTGCGCGCGACGTCGCTCGAGAGGTCCAGCACGCGGCCCGAGGGGAACCGGTACCGCGCGAGCGGCTCCAGCGGCCGGAGGGCGACGGGGAACGTCGCCCCCGCCGCGTCGAACGGTGCGCGGAGGACGTCGGGAAGCGTCACGACGCTCGGCCCGACGTCGAAGCGCAGACCGCCGTCGCGGACCTCGCCCGCCTTCCCCCCCAGGAACGTTTCGCGCTCCAGGAGCAGCACGTCGAGGCCCTGCAGCGCCGCCTCGAGGGCGGCGGCGAGGCCGGCGAACCCCCCGCCGAGCACCACCGCGTCGCGCCGCTCGACGCCGCTCACCGGCCGACCTCCGGCCCGTAGCGGCGCCCGCGCCACACGTACCCGTCGCGCCAGGAGGCCGCCCGCAGGACGACGGCGAGGAGCGCCAGCGGCGCGAGCGGCTGCCACGCGGCCTCGAGGGGGGCGCGCCCCACCTTCGCCGCGACGCCGGCCCGGAAGGCGAGCCCGAGGAGGGCGGGGACCAGGAAGCGCGGGTCCAGCAGCGCGAGGGGCCACACCGCGAGGTAGGCGAGGCCGTTGAGGGCGACGAGCGCCGCGAGGAGGGCGGGCGACCCGGCGGCGGCGCGCACGTTCTTCGCGAAGCCGTCGACGACCGCGCCGGCGGTGCGGTACATGCGCGCCTGAATCGCCGTCCCGCCGAGCCCCAACCAGAGGCGCACGCCGTGCGCCTTCGCGCGTTGCGCCAGGCGGACGTCCTCGAGGACCTCGCCCGACAGGGCGGCGTGCCCCCCGACGCGGGCGTACGCGTCGCGCGTCCACGCCATCACCTGGCCGTTGGCGGCCGCCAACGACGCGAACGGGGTCCGCCCGACGAGCGGGTGCGGCAACCCCCCGAGCAACACCAGGTCGACCTGCGGGACCGCGATGCGTTCGAGCCACCCGACGGTGCGTTGGCGCGGCCAGACGGTCGCCAGGCCGGCCCGGTGCGCCTCGAGGTGCGCGAGGAGGGCGGCGAGCGCGCCCGGAGCCCAGGTGACGTCGGCGTCGGTGAACACGAGCACGTCGCCGGCCGCCGCGTCCGCCGCCTGCTGGCACGCCCAGTTCTTGCCCGACCACCCGGCGGGGAGCGGGGCGCCCTCCACGAGGCGGAGGGTGGGGTGATCGCGCTGGAGGCGGCGCACGACGTCGGCGGTGCCGTCGCGCGAGCGGTCGTCGACG comes from Trueperaceae bacterium and encodes:
- a CDS encoding FAD-dependent oxidoreductase, whose product is MSGVERRDAVVLGGGFAGLAAALEAALQGLDVLLLERETFLGGKAGEVRDGGLRFDVGPSVVTLPDVLRAPFDAAGATFPVALRPLEPLARYRFPSGRVLDLSSDVARTTAQLSAREARAYVTLLEEARAFYEAAAPTFVHGPPPGPLRLARYGLRHGLRARPWARLPDLLAHHGATGELRDVFLRFATYFGADPFRAPAVLHNIAWVELGLGVVAPEGGVAALVRAYADLARRLGVEIRTGVDVVGLAANEGGVRIDARDADDPAGPVHVVQARRAVSTLDRGRTLRLLGRRAPAVPPSLSGMVVLLDVGRRDADAPLHTLSMPARYEREFEAIAAGRTPDDPTLYVAVSARGTPSDAPDGRENWYVMANAPALAGGVRVDEAAYADRIERLLVARGLLAPGDARRVATRGPRDLARLATHGAIYGAAPHSLLATIRPSHRVRGAPALRLAGGTVHPGGGIPLAVTSGRGAVRDLLGGL
- a CDS encoding cob(I)yrinic acid a,c-diamide adenosyltransferase, which translates into the protein MKIYTRTGDGGTTALFGGERVAKSSARIRAIGSVDEANAHLGTARVAWRDGGADDGGALDAQLHDLQNALFDVGADLATPEEVAARAHLHPIDAADVARLERAIDRFDADVAPLQHFILPGGHAAAAHLHVARTVLRRAERETVALGQEVAVHPHVAAFLNRASDLAFVLARWVNARMHLPEAPWAADGRDREDAPAEPAETD
- the typA gene encoding translational GTPase TypA, translated to MKFRNVAIVAHVDHGKTTLVDGMLRQSGTFHEREEVAERVMDSGDLERERGITILAKTTSVTWHGEVVNVVDTPGHADFGGEVERALGMVDAVLVLVDAAEGPMPQTRFVLGKALAAGLRPLVVVNKVDRRDARPDAVVDLTFDLMVELGANDEQLDFPVLHAVARDGRAWRDGDPEADDLTALFETMYAHVPVADGDPDAPALLQVTNLDGDPYLGTLAIGRLRRGTMRPGDDLVRLDADGGTHRARVAKVLGHAGLRRVERDVAEAGDIVALAGIDGIRIGETLADPAAPERLPTPRIDAPTVAITLGPNTSPLAGRDGRYLTSRHLGERLEREVATNVALRVEEAGGESYRVSGRGELHLSILLEEMRREGYEFTVSRPEVIERETDGVREEPFERVVVDLPVGSLGAVIEVLAARKGTLANLEQGETRARAEFRVPSRGLFGFRSTFLSLTAGEGLLSHVFDGYEPHVGPIATRPHGSLVAMEPGEAFAYSLFKLQDRGTFFVGPGTEVYVGMVLGAHARAGDMEINVTKNKKLTNVRAAGSDENLVLTPPRVPTLEEALEYLADDERLEVTPKHLRLRKALLDPHARKRAAKAAST
- a CDS encoding glycosyltransferase family 2 protein, encoding MTPPGALLDVLWVVATAFLAVQLATFAVNAVAFPRLDRRPRHGARPPASTPHGGGPDGRRVSLLVPARDEADTLPETLPALLAQGAQETIVVDDRSRDGTADVVRRLQRDHPTLRLVEGAPLPAGWSGKNWACQQAADAAAGDVLVFTDADVTWAPGALAALLAHLEAHRAGLATVWPRQRTVGWLERIAVPQVDLVLLGGLPHPLVGRTPFASLAAANGQVMAWTRDAYARVGGHAALSGEVLEDVRLAQRAKAHGVRLWLGLGGTAIQARMYRTAGAVVDGFAKNVRAAAGSPALLAALVALNGLAYLAVWPLALLDPRFLVPALLGLAFRAGVAAKVGRAPLEAAWQPLAPLALLAVVLRAASWRDGYVWRGRRYGPEVGR
- a CDS encoding quinone-dependent dihydroorotate dehydrogenase; the encoded protein is MKPYRWVRPALFRMPPETAHGVTLRALRVASRVTPGVRAARRLTAPNDARQRVDAFGVTFDGPLGLAAGMDKDADALPAWAAMGLGHVELGTVTPEPQPGNPKPRATRLPDDAATVNAMGFPSLGADAVARRLEALHAAGRWPDARVGVNLGKNRATPLEDAADDYRRVAKTMRAYADFLVVNVSSPNTPGLRDLQEADALERILDATTAAAEPRPVLVKLAPDLPDAALADLATRLEARGVAGLVAVNTTIARSGLRRDPGVAGGLSGRPLAPRAREVLAVLRAATDLPIVSVGGIDGPEEALARLEAGADLLQLYTGLIYEGPGLPRAIHAALKARLDATGAPSLRALRTARPEA
- a CDS encoding mechanosensitive ion channel family protein; this encodes MTDWWLQPALLGNAPLRLAVAALLFVASGVALSVVRGVAVRRVTTWTERTTTRLDDVLVAVLGSVRPAFLWLLAAWFATRVLTLDASLDGALRTVAILVGIVQVGWSANVGLQALGTYYRDREEVDGGRRTTIAAFTFLGRLLLYVVVLLLVLENLGVDITALLAGIGIGAVAIGLALQNILGDLFASLSILFDKPFEIGDFVVVDDLSGTIENVGLRTTRVRALSGEQLVFANADLLQSRIRNYKRMRERRAVIALGVTYDTPSERLRELPDVIREVVEAQDGVRFERAHFKTFGPSSLDFEVVYWVLEPDYATYMDVNEAIHLGLFEAFAARGVEFAFPTRTLHLVGAGGPDAGPAPAPATAGDGA
- a CDS encoding SDR family oxidoreductase; translation: MTSAAAPPVRHAFVTGASKGIGRAIAERIAAAGGDVAITARDAGALADVAQALDAAHPGRVVGLPCDVRDEAAVHDAVRHATDLFGGLDLVVANAGVGRFASVPDLTSEDWHAVIDTNLTGVFHTAQATLPALEASEGLLVTIGSLAGANFFAGGAAYNASKFGLLGFTQALMLDVRDRGVRVSTIMPGSVATPFSGREPTDADAWKIQPEDVATLVMDLATMPARTLPSRIEVRPSRPPKR
- a CDS encoding histidine phosphatase family protein, with translation MQRALTLIRHGLTEWNETGRFQGQSDVPLSPAGRRQAERLAARVAGLPAPDRVVASPLARAADTAAIAFPDAHVQHDARLMEIHFGAFEGRTAEENAALAAWPAWAEDPYARGAPGGESYADVRARVTAWLEALPDDAAHVVAVTHSGAIQMLLAHVLGIERPRWRKRIFVRHSSVTRILVRDGAYVVERVNDTRHLDEAGDDPFWT